Proteins co-encoded in one Aquincola tertiaricarbonis genomic window:
- a CDS encoding restriction endonuclease subunit S encodes MLPEGWRHSTLGAEVQLRSGGTPSKENEKLWGGQFPWVSARDMKVMHLRTTGLGLTDAGRAAASTAPANSVLVLTRGMTLLKDLPVCLLEREMAFNQDIKALVPKGSLDARFLAYQLLARKGEVLDLVDTAGHGTGRLDSELLKKLVISLPPLDEQARIADALRTWDRAISAVDELLANKRNQWQGLLAHCLRVPPANPDASSPDDNGGFPPSVQPGIPNLLPAPAGWRRTALGHHLTEVRRPALLSASDRYRLITVKRSRGGVELREVLTGREIKTPSQFYVREGDFLISKRQIVHGACGIVPAELDGAVVSNEYAVLNSDGQIDLKFLRYLSESRYFQQTCFHSSIGVHVEKMIFKTERWLKWPFNIPPLSEQRRIVEILDLARREVELLEQQVQLLRQEKAALMADLLTGKRRVRLDREGVAA; translated from the coding sequence ATGCTGCCTGAGGGTTGGCGACACAGCACGCTGGGAGCGGAAGTACAACTACGCTCCGGGGGTACGCCGAGCAAGGAGAACGAGAAACTGTGGGGCGGGCAGTTCCCGTGGGTATCGGCGCGGGACATGAAGGTGATGCACTTGAGGACCACTGGCCTCGGATTGACCGACGCCGGGCGCGCCGCAGCATCGACTGCGCCGGCCAACTCCGTGTTGGTCCTCACCCGTGGCATGACGCTATTGAAGGATCTCCCAGTTTGCTTGTTGGAGCGGGAGATGGCGTTCAATCAGGACATCAAGGCCTTAGTTCCGAAGGGCTCCTTGGACGCGCGGTTCCTGGCGTACCAACTACTCGCACGCAAGGGCGAGGTCCTCGACCTCGTGGACACGGCCGGTCATGGGACGGGGCGCCTTGACAGCGAGTTGTTGAAGAAGCTGGTGATCTCATTGCCTCCGCTCGATGAGCAGGCTCGGATTGCGGATGCATTGCGCACCTGGGACAGAGCAATCTCTGCGGTAGACGAGCTCCTCGCCAACAAGCGAAATCAATGGCAAGGTTTGCTGGCTCATTGTTTGAGGGTGCCTCCGGCCAACCCTGACGCCTCGAGTCCTGACGACAACGGCGGCTTTCCTCCTTCCGTGCAACCTGGAATACCAAACCTCCTGCCAGCCCCGGCCGGATGGCGGCGGACGGCGCTCGGGCATCACTTGACCGAAGTACGCCGCCCGGCACTGTTAAGCGCGTCCGACAGGTACCGATTGATCACCGTCAAGCGTTCCCGCGGCGGCGTCGAACTCCGCGAGGTCTTGACCGGCCGCGAAATCAAGACGCCCTCGCAGTTCTACGTGCGCGAAGGTGATTTCCTGATCTCCAAGCGCCAGATCGTCCATGGCGCCTGCGGCATCGTGCCGGCCGAACTGGACGGCGCCGTGGTGTCCAACGAGTACGCGGTGCTGAACAGCGACGGGCAAATCGACCTGAAGTTTCTGCGCTATCTGTCCGAGTCGCGCTACTTCCAGCAGACCTGCTTCCACTCCAGCATCGGCGTGCATGTCGAGAAGATGATCTTCAAGACCGAGCGTTGGTTGAAGTGGCCGTTCAACATCCCACCGTTGTCGGAACAGCGACGCATCGTCGAAATCCTGGATCTGGCGCGGCGCGAGGTCGAACTGCTCGAGCAGCAGGTTCAGCTGTTGCGGCAGGAGAAGGCCGCGCTGATGGCTGACCTGCTGACTGGCAAGCGCCGCGTGCGCCTGGATCGTGAAGGAGTTGCTGCGTGA
- a CDS encoding recombinase family protein, with the protein MQDQAGQSDEDDAEDAGIPVAQYVRMSTEHQRYSTENQAAAISEYAARHGMRIVRTYEDSGKSGLNLRGRSGLQALLHDVKQPSPKFSSVLVYDVSRWGRFPDPDEAAVYEHACKSRGIRVIYCSEPFNNDGSLPSTVFIGIKRSMAAEYSRELSVKVFAGASNIVRHGFRQGGVAGFGLRRQLVDEQQNVKGLLSRGEKKSIQTDRVVLVPGPPEEVAVVHRIYRLFLEDCMPERVIASVLNREGIPSDTGRAWTRGTVHQILTNEKYIGNNVYNRTSYKLKVRHVRNPPDEWVRRDSAFEAIVPMHMFVQAQAIIAARSQHLDDDQLLDLLRRTLRKHGALSGIVIDEDEDAPSSSTYRSRFGCLLRAYSLIGYTPRRDYAYLEINRALRRHHPELIEQMAANLVSTGGWTVRDPLTDLLTVNGEFTVSLVIARSKPTPAGSQRWRIRFDASLLPDITVVARMDPGNQRVFDYYVFPAIDFIPDTLPTLEDNGFTLDAYRTDSLDFFYQVAGRVSLQDAA; encoded by the coding sequence GTGCAGGATCAGGCTGGGCAGAGCGATGAAGACGATGCCGAGGACGCCGGGATACCGGTGGCCCAGTACGTTCGCATGTCCACGGAGCATCAGAGGTACTCGACTGAAAATCAGGCAGCCGCGATCAGCGAGTACGCAGCCCGCCACGGGATGCGCATCGTGCGGACGTACGAGGATTCCGGCAAGAGCGGGCTGAACCTCCGGGGCCGCAGTGGTCTGCAGGCCTTGCTTCACGACGTGAAGCAACCCAGTCCGAAGTTCAGTTCCGTACTGGTTTACGACGTCAGCCGTTGGGGCCGTTTCCCCGACCCGGACGAGGCCGCTGTCTACGAGCACGCATGCAAGAGCCGCGGCATCCGGGTCATTTACTGTTCCGAGCCCTTCAACAACGACGGCTCATTGCCGTCCACGGTGTTCATCGGCATCAAGCGCAGCATGGCGGCCGAGTACAGCCGTGAGCTGTCAGTGAAAGTGTTTGCCGGCGCCAGCAACATCGTCCGACACGGCTTCCGCCAAGGTGGCGTCGCCGGGTTCGGGCTGCGGCGTCAGTTGGTCGACGAGCAACAGAACGTCAAGGGGCTGCTCTCGCGCGGCGAGAAGAAGAGCATCCAGACCGACCGCGTGGTGCTGGTGCCGGGCCCGCCGGAAGAGGTGGCGGTCGTGCATCGCATCTATCGGCTCTTTCTCGAAGACTGCATGCCGGAGCGCGTGATCGCCTCCGTTCTCAACCGGGAAGGCATCCCGTCGGACACGGGGCGCGCCTGGACGCGCGGCACGGTCCACCAGATCCTGACCAACGAGAAGTACATCGGCAACAACGTCTACAACCGCACGTCGTACAAGCTCAAGGTCCGGCACGTGCGCAATCCGCCGGACGAATGGGTGCGTCGCGACAGTGCGTTCGAAGCCATTGTTCCGATGCACATGTTCGTCCAAGCCCAGGCGATCATCGCCGCGCGCTCCCAGCATCTGGATGACGATCAGTTGCTGGATCTTCTCAGACGGACGCTGCGGAAGCACGGCGCCCTGTCCGGCATCGTCATCGACGAAGACGAGGACGCGCCGTCCAGCTCCACATATCGCAGCAGGTTCGGCTGCCTGCTGCGGGCCTACAGCCTCATCGGCTACACCCCGCGGCGCGACTATGCCTATCTGGAGATCAATCGGGCGCTACGCCGACACCATCCTGAACTGATCGAGCAGATGGCGGCCAACCTCGTCAGCACAGGCGGCTGGACGGTGCGTGACCCCTTGACAGACCTGCTCACCGTCAACGGCGAGTTCACCGTGTCGCTGGTGATCGCGAGATCGAAACCGACACCCGCTGGATCGCAACGGTGGCGAATCCGCTTCGACGCCAGCCTGCTGCCGGACATCACCGTCGTGGCGCGCATGGACCCCGGAAACCAGCGGGTCTTCGACTACTACGTTTTCCCAGCCATCGACTTCATTCCAGACACGTTGCCGACGCTGGAAGACAACGGCTTCACGCTGGATGCCTACCGCACGGATTCGCTCGACTTCTTCTACCAAGTGGCGGGACGTGTTTCTCTGCAGGACGCCGCATGA
- a CDS encoding type I restriction endonuclease subunit R, which yields MITPNPREQYSAHIPALHLLCNLGWNFLSTAQALALRGGTREVILKHRLVEVLQTRRYDYKGQRYPLSSSGIEQIVRELSALNLTEGLLPANERLYAKLALGITVTEFMPDGKKHQPTIAIIDWSNPDPTANRFDVTEELQVLSAQGTHHRAPDIVGYVNGLPLVVIEAKRPEGSHAAKSMVAEGVSQHLRNQRPDEIPQLFAYAQLLLAISQTEGRYGTTGTAAKFWARWRDEEFSEPHWLALKNAPLATDVRDRLFDGKPPALRAYFEGLWAETMATSEQDVLLIGLLAPARLLEFLRGYVLFDRKVGKIVARYQQFFGIRALLQRVGQRRPDGGREGGVIWHTTGSGKSFTMVFLTKALLLVEALAECRVVVVTDRVDLESQLARNFMSGGAFGSAMASVKDGEKSRALSGRDLARRIGSGTERISFTLVHKFNAASKLPECRNDSPNLIVLVDEGHRSHGGETHERMKQALPRAAYVAFTGTPLLKNEKTASKFGPIVHAYTMQRAVDDETVAPLLYEERVPELAINEEAVNRWFDKLTASLSDAQRADLKKKFAKKGAIYGAAGRIELIAWDIASHFDQNFKQLGLGLKGQIATDSKQDAIRYKKALDDTGLVSSAVVISAPDTREGNAEVDEDTLPEVQKWWKQTVLASGRDPEDYEKQLIADFGSDGEPDLLIVVDKLLTGFDEPRNAVLYIDKPLKGHNLIQAVARVNRLHDAKRFGLLVDYRGILKELDTAIRAYQDLEERTQGGFDLNDLDGLYQQVSTEYKRLPALHDKLWSFFKGVANKRDREQYRQVLTPKFVTAPEGEEYDERQKLRDDFYAAVTAFGLCLQTALASRSFFEDKSFSEGLIAQYKADLRFFTELRQTARRDAMEVVDYSVYEDQIRRLVDKQVIGKEVREPEGVYLVHQLGQPEDPAQWSEEKTRNETDLIRTRLRKTIEQELAEDPYAQKVFGELLRQAIAEAEAMFEHPLKQYALFKDFEDKLGARQAPGTPDVLADQPHARAYFGVLRLVMGDEAVAAMVPAARDAVVAQALAIDQVVRDAVAENSLSPQSIEAAIRKGLLPLLFKTLGLDGAKQAVDQIVQITRLGLGKA from the coding sequence ATGATCACCCCGAACCCCCGAGAACAGTACAGCGCTCACATTCCCGCGCTGCATCTGCTGTGCAACCTGGGCTGGAACTTTCTGTCTACCGCGCAGGCGCTGGCGCTGCGCGGTGGCACGCGCGAGGTGATCCTCAAGCACCGCCTGGTGGAGGTGCTGCAGACCCGACGCTACGACTACAAGGGGCAGCGCTACCCGCTATCCAGCAGCGGCATCGAGCAGATCGTGCGCGAGCTGTCGGCGCTGAACCTGACTGAGGGCCTGTTGCCGGCCAACGAGCGGCTGTACGCCAAGCTGGCCCTGGGCATCACGGTCACCGAGTTCATGCCCGACGGCAAGAAGCACCAGCCGACGATTGCGATCATCGACTGGAGCAACCCCGATCCGACGGCGAACCGCTTCGATGTGACGGAAGAGCTGCAGGTGCTGTCGGCCCAGGGTACGCACCACCGCGCACCCGACATCGTGGGCTATGTCAACGGCCTGCCCCTGGTCGTGATCGAAGCCAAGCGACCCGAGGGCTCGCACGCTGCGAAATCGATGGTGGCCGAGGGCGTCAGCCAGCACCTGCGCAATCAGCGGCCGGACGAGATTCCACAGTTGTTTGCCTACGCCCAGTTGCTGCTGGCCATCAGCCAGACCGAGGGCCGCTATGGCACCACCGGCACGGCGGCCAAGTTCTGGGCCCGCTGGCGCGACGAAGAATTCAGCGAGCCGCACTGGCTGGCGTTGAAGAACGCGCCGCTCGCCACCGACGTGCGCGACCGCCTGTTTGACGGCAAGCCACCAGCGCTGCGGGCGTACTTCGAGGGCCTGTGGGCCGAGACCATGGCCACGTCCGAGCAGGACGTATTGCTGATCGGCCTGCTGGCGCCAGCCCGGTTGCTCGAATTCCTGCGCGGCTATGTGCTGTTCGACCGCAAGGTGGGCAAGATCGTCGCCCGCTACCAGCAATTCTTCGGCATCCGTGCGCTGCTGCAGCGGGTGGGCCAGCGGCGGCCCGACGGTGGTCGCGAGGGCGGGGTGATCTGGCACACCACGGGATCGGGCAAAAGCTTCACGATGGTGTTCCTCACCAAGGCGCTGTTGCTCGTGGAGGCACTGGCCGAGTGTCGCGTGGTGGTGGTGACCGACCGGGTGGATTTGGAAAGCCAGCTGGCGCGCAACTTCATGTCAGGCGGCGCCTTTGGTTCGGCCATGGCCTCGGTGAAGGACGGTGAAAAGAGCCGGGCGCTGTCGGGCCGTGACCTGGCCCGGCGCATCGGCAGCGGCACGGAACGCATCTCGTTCACGCTGGTGCACAAGTTCAACGCGGCGTCCAAGTTGCCGGAGTGCCGCAACGACTCCCCCAACCTGATCGTGCTGGTGGACGAGGGCCACCGCAGCCACGGTGGCGAGACGCACGAGCGCATGAAGCAGGCGCTGCCCCGTGCGGCCTACGTGGCATTCACCGGCACGCCGTTGCTGAAGAACGAGAAGACAGCCAGCAAGTTCGGCCCCATCGTGCATGCCTACACCATGCAGCGGGCGGTGGACGATGAAACCGTGGCACCGCTGCTGTACGAAGAGCGGGTGCCCGAGCTGGCGATCAACGAAGAGGCGGTGAACCGCTGGTTCGACAAGCTGACGGCCAGCCTCAGCGACGCGCAGCGCGCCGACCTGAAGAAGAAGTTCGCCAAGAAGGGGGCGATCTATGGCGCGGCCGGCCGCATCGAGCTGATCGCCTGGGACATCGCCAGCCACTTCGACCAGAACTTCAAGCAGCTGGGCCTAGGACTGAAAGGTCAGATCGCCACCGACAGCAAGCAGGACGCCATCCGCTACAAGAAGGCGCTGGACGACACCGGCCTGGTCAGCAGCGCCGTCGTGATCTCAGCGCCGGACACCCGCGAGGGCAATGCCGAGGTCGACGAGGACACGCTGCCCGAGGTGCAGAAGTGGTGGAAGCAGACGGTGTTGGCCAGCGGGCGTGACCCGGAAGACTACGAGAAGCAGCTGATCGCCGACTTCGGCAGCGATGGCGAGCCCGACCTGCTGATCGTCGTCGACAAGCTGCTGACGGGCTTTGACGAGCCGCGCAACGCGGTGCTCTACATTGACAAGCCCTTGAAGGGCCACAACCTGATCCAAGCCGTGGCGCGGGTCAACCGGCTGCACGACGCCAAGCGCTTCGGCCTGCTGGTGGACTACCGCGGCATCTTGAAAGAGCTGGACACGGCGATCCGCGCCTACCAGGACCTGGAAGAGCGCACGCAGGGTGGCTTCGACCTCAACGACCTGGACGGCCTGTACCAGCAGGTCAGCACCGAGTACAAGCGCCTGCCGGCGCTGCACGACAAGCTTTGGTCCTTCTTCAAGGGCGTGGCCAACAAGCGTGACCGCGAGCAGTACCGCCAGGTGTTGACGCCGAAGTTCGTGACGGCCCCTGAAGGCGAGGAGTACGACGAGCGCCAGAAGCTGCGCGATGACTTCTATGCGGCCGTCACGGCCTTCGGCCTGTGCCTGCAGACGGCGCTGGCCAGCCGCAGCTTCTTCGAGGACAAGAGTTTCTCGGAAGGCCTGATCGCGCAGTACAAGGCCGACCTGCGCTTCTTCACTGAGCTGCGCCAGACTGCCCGTCGCGACGCGATGGAGGTGGTGGACTACAGCGTCTACGAAGACCAGATCCGCCGCTTGGTGGACAAGCAGGTCATCGGCAAGGAAGTGCGTGAGCCCGAGGGCGTGTACTTGGTGCATCAGCTCGGCCAGCCCGAAGACCCTGCACAGTGGTCCGAGGAGAAGACCCGCAACGAGACCGACTTGATCCGTACGCGGCTGCGCAAGACCATCGAGCAAGAGCTGGCAGAAGACCCGTACGCCCAGAAGGTGTTCGGCGAACTGCTGCGGCAGGCCATCGCCGAGGCCGAGGCCATGTTCGAGCACCCGCTGAAGCAGTACGCCCTGTTCAAGGACTTCGAGGACAAGTTGGGTGCCCGCCAGGCGCCTGGCACGCCCGACGTGCTGGCCGATCAGCCCCATGCCCGGGCCTACTTCGGCGTGCTGCGCTTGGTGATGGGTGACGAGGCTGTGGCGGCGATGGTGCCGGCAGCGCGCGATGCCGTGGTGGCGCAGGCCTTGGCCATCGACCAGGTGGTGCGTGATGCGGTGGCCGAAAACTCGCTGAGCCCGCAGAGCATCGAAGCGGCCATTCGCAAGGGGCTGCTGCCGCTGTTGTTCAAGACCCTGGGCCTGGACGGCGCGAAGCAGGCCGTGGACCAGATCGTGCAGATCACGCGCCTGGGGCTTGGAAAAGCGTGA
- a CDS encoding M48 family metallopeptidase, translating into MVGAEVRAGRFSVRYGDEVISFSLRVQRDRKPSKVAIHVEPDGRVLVDAPEGVGHEAVIVAVKKRSRWILDHVEAARARTAHVRPREYVSGEAVHYLGRRYRLRVIVDDVATPSCKLLGACLEVVVREAASATVQQALDHWYRQRAREVLRERMDSVAMGLRWVKTSPPMRLQAMRVQWGSCSPTGRITLHPGLVRAPRECIDYVVLHELCHLASHDHSPRFYRLLERHLPGWKAVKQRLDGMAEDVLRS; encoded by the coding sequence ATGGTCGGTGCCGAGGTCCGGGCAGGGCGCTTCAGCGTCCGCTACGGAGACGAAGTCATTTCGTTTTCGTTGCGGGTACAACGGGATCGAAAGCCATCGAAGGTGGCGATCCACGTCGAGCCCGATGGGCGGGTGCTCGTGGACGCACCCGAAGGCGTCGGACACGAAGCAGTCATCGTCGCCGTGAAGAAACGGTCGCGATGGATCCTCGATCACGTAGAGGCTGCTCGTGCGCGTACGGCTCATGTTCGCCCCCGTGAATACGTCAGCGGTGAGGCGGTGCACTACCTGGGCCGTCGGTATCGCTTGCGGGTCATCGTCGACGATGTGGCAACGCCGTCATGCAAGCTGCTTGGTGCTTGTCTGGAAGTGGTCGTGCGCGAAGCGGCTTCGGCAACGGTGCAGCAGGCGCTGGACCATTGGTATCGGCAACGTGCCCGAGAGGTGCTTCGTGAGCGGATGGATTCGGTTGCGATGGGGCTTCGCTGGGTGAAGACATCGCCGCCGATGCGATTGCAGGCCATGCGCGTGCAATGGGGCAGTTGCTCCCCTACCGGGCGCATCACCTTGCACCCCGGCCTGGTCAGGGCGCCGCGCGAATGCATCGACTACGTGGTGCTGCACGAGCTGTGTCACCTGGCCAGCCACGACCACAGCCCGCGGTTTTATCGGCTGCTGGAGCGCCACCTGCCGGGCTGGAAGGCCGTCAAGCAGCGATTGGATGGCATGGCCGAAGATGTTCTGCGCAGCTGA
- a CDS encoding plasmid partitioning protein RepB C-terminal domain-containing protein, with protein MTQSSPHIEMIPIADIAVVNPRVRNPRIHKTITESIDQVGLKRPITVRRVPPGQGGTPYALICGQGRLESCRMLGQTEIAALVVDVDEETGHVMSIVENVARRTPRAVETLEHVRVLKQRGYTDSEVAAKLGCTPSWVNNVVNLLERGEKRLLAATEAGHIPINLAVSISRANGADAQQLLMDAYESGELTGRKITVVRKILEQRERSGKKGTNSFARGPTRRQMSPEDLAKLYQRDVEMHRRIQKKAEYTQKSLLLAQQIFKELFASKEFCALLRSEKLVSVPQPLAELMPRGSLAR; from the coding sequence ATGACCCAATCGTCCCCCCACATTGAAATGATCCCGATTGCCGACATCGCGGTAGTCAACCCACGTGTCCGCAACCCGAGGATCCACAAGACCATCACCGAGAGCATCGACCAGGTCGGTCTGAAGAGGCCGATCACCGTGCGCCGCGTACCGCCCGGGCAAGGTGGTACGCCCTACGCGCTGATCTGCGGCCAAGGGCGTCTGGAGTCCTGCCGGATGCTGGGGCAGACCGAGATCGCCGCCTTGGTCGTCGACGTCGACGAAGAGACCGGGCACGTGATGAGCATTGTGGAGAATGTTGCCCGGCGAACGCCCCGCGCCGTGGAGACGCTCGAGCATGTGCGTGTCCTCAAGCAGCGCGGGTACACCGATTCCGAAGTGGCGGCCAAGCTTGGCTGCACGCCCTCGTGGGTCAACAACGTGGTGAACTTGCTGGAGCGCGGCGAGAAGCGATTGCTGGCGGCCACCGAAGCAGGCCACATCCCGATCAACCTGGCCGTGAGCATCTCTCGTGCGAATGGCGCCGACGCACAGCAGCTGCTGATGGACGCCTACGAAAGCGGCGAGTTGACGGGTAGAAAGATCACAGTTGTGCGCAAGATCCTCGAGCAGCGGGAGCGCAGCGGCAAGAAGGGCACCAATTCGTTTGCCAGGGGCCCGACGCGGCGCCAGATGAGCCCCGAGGACCTGGCCAAGCTGTACCAGCGCGACGTCGAGATGCACCGGCGGATCCAAAAGAAGGCCGAGTACACGCAGAAGTCGCTGCTGCTGGCCCAGCAGATTTTCAAGGAACTGTTCGCGAGCAAGGAGTTCTGCGCCCTGCTACGTTCCGAGAAGCTGGTGAGCGTTCCACAACCCTTGGCTGAATTGATGCCGCGCGGGAGCTTGGCGCGATGA
- a CDS encoding Abi family protein, whose amino-acid sequence MATMAQVPFTKTALPYADQVALLTQRGLLINDPAAAERTLASISYYRLSAYWYPFRRRDAQGALLDDVHPGTSFADVVALYDFDRQLRLHVLDALERVEVALRTAVTHRIGMTYGAFGHEDPANFHHQFRHEQWLTRLREETERSSDAFVGHYAARYQGFPALPIWMTTELMSLGSLSTLYRGMLPADRRAVADPLGIHHKRLQDWLHVLTYVRNVCAHHSRLWNRELAIRPDHMPEAEWRPPHLPRLDRVFAILLILSYLLQRLGNGATWRAEVTALLAPMAAHPRWLSAMGMSPQWMQHPYWI is encoded by the coding sequence ATGGCAACCATGGCTCAGGTCCCCTTCACGAAGACGGCATTGCCGTACGCCGATCAGGTTGCTTTGCTGACGCAGCGAGGCCTGTTGATCAACGATCCGGCTGCCGCTGAGCGCACGCTGGCGTCGATCAGCTACTACCGTCTCAGCGCCTACTGGTACCCCTTCCGTCGGCGCGATGCCCAGGGCGCGCTGCTGGATGACGTTCACCCCGGCACGTCGTTCGCGGACGTGGTCGCGCTCTACGACTTTGATCGCCAGCTCAGGCTGCATGTGCTGGATGCACTCGAGCGTGTGGAGGTGGCGCTGCGCACGGCCGTGACCCACCGTATCGGCATGACCTACGGCGCCTTCGGTCACGAAGATCCGGCCAACTTCCACCACCAGTTCCGCCACGAGCAGTGGCTGACGAGGCTGCGAGAAGAGACTGAACGGTCGAGCGATGCTTTCGTGGGCCACTACGCCGCCCGGTATCAAGGCTTTCCGGCGCTGCCGATCTGGATGACGACCGAGCTGATGAGCCTGGGCTCGCTGTCCACGCTCTACCGGGGCATGTTGCCGGCCGATCGGCGTGCGGTGGCCGATCCCCTGGGCATTCACCACAAGCGCCTGCAAGACTGGCTGCACGTATTGACCTACGTGCGCAATGTCTGCGCGCACCACAGCCGCCTGTGGAACCGCGAACTGGCCATCCGACCCGATCACATGCCGGAGGCGGAATGGCGGCCCCCGCATCTGCCCAGGCTGGATCGCGTGTTCGCCATCTTGCTGATCCTGAGCTACCTGTTGCAGCGGCTCGGCAACGGCGCCACCTGGCGCGCCGAGGTCACCGCCTTGCTGGCGCCAATGGCAGCGCATCCGCGCTGGCTGTCCGCCATGGGCATGTCGCCCCAGTGGATGCAGCACCCCTACTGGATTTGA
- a CDS encoding plasmid partitioning protein RepB C-terminal domain-containing protein produces the protein MSQKPPKSVRLGFERNCKEIALDLLQPGIPLPAGIKETVKYHQIRTSVQAIGLVEPIVVAHSRETAGTFTVLDGRMRLEALRELAAQHALCLISTDDEAYTYNKRVNRLSVVQEHRMIVRAAERGVSVQQLADVLAVSPGAIRQQFKLLDGICSEAVSLLADKPATHGMFKVLKQMKPFRQIDVAQAMINLNNYTIKLALAMLQATPPEQLTEAATAKGQRAGPTEALQRLQRELAAVQADTKLLEEGYGPANLQLEIIKTYVGKTLLENAAVVRWLAKTHAEYLQQLQLIAEIKHLPSQ, from the coding sequence ATGAGCCAGAAGCCACCAAAGTCGGTCCGGCTGGGGTTCGAGCGGAATTGCAAGGAGATCGCGCTCGACCTGCTCCAACCAGGCATCCCCTTGCCGGCCGGCATCAAAGAGACCGTCAAATATCACCAGATTCGCACATCGGTGCAGGCCATCGGCCTTGTGGAGCCAATCGTGGTGGCGCACAGCCGCGAGACTGCCGGCACGTTCACGGTGCTTGACGGACGCATGCGCCTGGAGGCGCTGCGCGAATTGGCCGCGCAGCATGCGCTGTGCCTCATCTCGACGGACGACGAGGCCTACACCTACAACAAGCGCGTCAACCGACTCTCGGTGGTGCAGGAGCACCGCATGATCGTCCGTGCCGCCGAGCGGGGCGTGTCGGTCCAGCAACTCGCCGATGTGCTGGCCGTATCCCCCGGCGCCATACGGCAGCAGTTCAAGCTGCTCGATGGCATCTGCAGCGAGGCGGTGTCACTGCTGGCCGACAAGCCTGCCACCCATGGCATGTTCAAGGTGCTGAAGCAGATGAAGCCGTTCCGGCAGATTGACGTGGCGCAGGCCATGATCAACCTCAATAACTACACCATCAAGTTGGCGCTGGCCATGCTGCAGGCCACCCCGCCGGAACAACTGACGGAAGCGGCGACAGCAAAGGGTCAGCGCGCCGGCCCGACGGAGGCACTTCAGCGACTGCAGCGTGAACTGGCCGCCGTGCAGGCCGACACCAAGCTTTTGGAGGAAGGCTACGGGCCGGCCAACCTGCAGTTGGAGATCATCAAGACCTACGTTGGCAAGACGCTGCTGGAAAACGCCGCCGTCGTCCGCTGGCTGGCCAAGACGCACGCCGAGTACCTGCAACAGCTCCAGCTGATCGCAGAAATCAAACACCTGCCGAGTCAGTAG
- a CDS encoding helix-turn-helix domain-containing protein, whose amino-acid sequence MRKAQDELVLRAAAAEIKARRGRIDISQEELAHRADVHRSFIARVEVAQTQPSLAVLVRIADALEVDAAELVRAIVERCKREA is encoded by the coding sequence ATGCGCAAAGCCCAAGACGAACTGGTATTGCGAGCCGCCGCCGCTGAAATCAAAGCGCGCCGCGGCCGCATTGACATCAGCCAAGAGGAGTTGGCGCACCGCGCGGACGTCCACCGGTCCTTCATCGCGCGCGTGGAAGTGGCGCAGACGCAGCCCTCGCTGGCCGTCTTGGTCAGGATTGCTGACGCGTTGGAGGTGGACGCGGCTGAGCTCGTGCGCGCCATCGTTGAGCGCTGCAAACGCGAGGCATAA